The Sporosarcina luteola genome contains a region encoding:
- the thiI gene encoding tRNA uracil 4-sulfurtransferase ThiI: MKWKEILIRYGELSLKGRNRNHFVRKLRNNIKGAMSDLKSIQLRAERDRMFLVAEEESDMQKAIERLPYIFGIQSFSPVAMCEADLDAIKEKALEVVGTEETSGKTFKVEIKRADKTFPYVTAELQQALGGHVLHHYPELVVQMKKPDILLHVDIRKEGAFLTSKVYKGAGGMPVGSNGHSLLMLSGGIDSPVAGYLLMKRGVSIDAIHFASPPYTSELAKQKVMDLTEKLCSFGAPVRLHVIPFTELQQAIVQQVPDNLSMTTTRRMMLQIADKVREEIGALALVTGESLGQVASQTLESLTAINEVTSTPILRPLIAMDKLDIIELSERIGTYETSIRPYEDCCTIFTPSNPKTKPKLEKVHRFESFFDFQPLIEEAVRNREVIEVWRQHEKDDFEDLL, from the coding sequence ATGAAATGGAAAGAAATTTTAATACGATACGGAGAATTGTCTTTGAAAGGACGTAACCGCAATCACTTCGTGCGTAAATTAAGAAACAACATAAAGGGTGCAATGAGTGATTTGAAATCGATTCAATTGCGAGCAGAGCGAGATCGCATGTTTTTAGTCGCGGAGGAAGAGTCGGATATGCAAAAGGCAATTGAACGGCTGCCGTATATTTTCGGAATCCAGTCATTCAGTCCTGTCGCTATGTGCGAAGCCGATTTGGATGCAATTAAAGAGAAGGCTCTTGAAGTGGTAGGTACTGAAGAGACGTCAGGAAAAACATTCAAAGTGGAAATAAAACGTGCGGATAAGACATTCCCGTACGTAACGGCTGAACTTCAACAAGCACTCGGTGGACATGTATTGCATCATTATCCCGAACTTGTCGTTCAAATGAAAAAGCCGGATATACTGCTGCATGTTGATATTCGCAAGGAAGGGGCTTTCCTGACTTCCAAAGTGTATAAAGGTGCGGGTGGCATGCCAGTCGGTTCAAATGGGCATTCATTGCTAATGCTTTCAGGAGGCATCGATAGTCCTGTCGCGGGATATCTTCTCATGAAACGCGGCGTTTCAATTGATGCGATCCATTTTGCAAGCCCTCCGTATACGAGTGAGTTGGCAAAACAAAAAGTGATGGATTTGACTGAAAAACTATGCTCGTTCGGTGCACCAGTCCGTCTTCACGTCATTCCTTTTACAGAATTGCAGCAAGCCATCGTCCAACAAGTACCGGATAATTTATCAATGACGACTACGAGAAGAATGATGCTCCAAATCGCCGATAAAGTGAGAGAAGAAATCGGCGCATTAGCGCTTGTCACCGGGGAAAGCCTCGGCCAAGTGGCGAGTCAAACGCTTGAGAGCCTGACTGCTATTAATGAAGTAACTTCCACGCCAATTCTCCGTCCATTGATTGCGATGGATAAACTGGACATTATCGAGCTTTCAGAAAGGATCGGGACTTACGAAACTTCAATTAGGCCATATGAAGACTGCTGTACAATCTTTACCCCGAGCAATCCAAAAACAAAACCGAAACTTGAAAAAGTCCATCGTTTTGAAAGCTTTTTTGATTTTCAACCATTGATTGAAGAAGCGGTGAGAAATAGAGAGGTTATCGAAGTTTGGCGGCAACATGAGAAGGATGATTTCGAGGATCTGCTTTAA
- a CDS encoding alpha/beta-type small acid-soluble spore protein: MANNNSGNSNQLLVPGAQQALDQMKNEIAAEFGVNLGADSTSRANGSVGGEITKRLVRQAQQQMNGFQQ, translated from the coding sequence ATGGCTAACAACAACAGCGGCAACTCAAACCAACTTCTAGTTCCAGGGGCACAACAAGCACTTGACCAAATGAAAAACGAAATCGCTGCAGAATTTGGTGTAAACCTTGGAGCAGACTCCACATCGCGTGCCAACGGTTCCGTCGGCGGAGAAATTACTAAGCGATTAGTGCGTCAAGCCCAACAACAAATGAACGGTTTCCAACAATAA
- the mbcS gene encoding acyl-CoA synthetase MbcS has protein sequence MNREELLAPENYNLVSEFEKYATGEEKRALIYISSDGQEKEITYDKLMDSAKKCANVFIENGLGKGDVILVMVPRTIDAYITYIGALMAGIVVIPSSEMLRSSDIEYRLEHSQAKAIVAYDAFMDQFEEVGNLQDVQLFVIGEAKDGQKSLTRMMESTNSVFEVPATKGTDIAFLSYTSGTTGKPKGVVHTHAWAYAHLRTAGTSWLGIEEGDVVWATAAPGWQKWIWSPFLSVLGSGATGLVYDGKFDVKTYLDLMKKYAVNVLCCTPTEYRFIAKAENLQDYDLSSLRSAVSAGEPLNREVIDIFERTFNLAVRDGYGQTENTLLVGTMLGMEARPGSMGKPTPGNRVDIIDDEGNPVSAGEVGDIAVHISTPALFKEYLNDPERTKMQFRGEYYVTGDRARLDEDGYFWFEGRGDDIIISSGYTIGPFEVEDALTKHPAVRECAVVGSPDEVRGSIVKAFIVLRDPAMKQDDNLVKELQEHVKTLTAPYKYPRKIEFLSELPKTASGKIMRVELRKQELNK, from the coding sequence ATGAATCGTGAAGAATTACTTGCACCGGAGAACTATAATCTTGTTTCTGAATTTGAAAAATACGCTACTGGCGAGGAAAAGCGCGCGCTCATTTATATCAGTTCTGACGGACAGGAAAAGGAAATTACATACGATAAATTAATGGATTCAGCGAAAAAGTGTGCAAATGTTTTTATCGAAAACGGGTTAGGCAAAGGGGATGTCATCCTTGTCATGGTCCCCCGGACAATTGATGCATATATAACTTATATCGGAGCTTTGATGGCAGGGATTGTTGTCATCCCGAGCTCTGAAATGCTTCGTTCTTCGGATATCGAATATCGGTTGGAGCATAGTCAAGCGAAAGCAATCGTCGCTTATGATGCATTCATGGACCAGTTTGAAGAAGTGGGCAATCTACAAGACGTCCAATTATTTGTCATAGGTGAAGCAAAGGACGGACAAAAATCATTGACACGAATGATGGAATCGACCAACTCTGTTTTTGAAGTTCCTGCTACTAAGGGGACGGATATAGCGTTCCTGTCATATACATCAGGTACGACAGGGAAGCCGAAAGGAGTCGTTCACACACACGCTTGGGCTTATGCACATTTACGGACCGCGGGAACAAGCTGGCTTGGCATAGAAGAAGGGGATGTCGTATGGGCGACCGCCGCACCGGGATGGCAAAAATGGATCTGGTCCCCTTTCCTTTCCGTGCTAGGCAGCGGAGCGACAGGACTTGTTTATGACGGCAAATTCGATGTGAAAACATATTTGGATTTAATGAAAAAATATGCCGTAAACGTGCTATGCTGTACGCCAACGGAATACCGGTTCATCGCAAAGGCTGAAAATTTACAGGACTATGACCTTTCCTCCCTTCGTAGTGCTGTATCCGCAGGTGAGCCTTTGAACAGGGAAGTAATCGATATTTTTGAGAGAACATTCAATCTTGCGGTCAGGGATGGATATGGGCAAACGGAAAATACACTGCTTGTCGGAACGATGTTAGGAATGGAAGCCAGACCGGGTTCGATGGGGAAACCGACTCCGGGAAACCGAGTGGACATCATCGATGACGAAGGCAATCCGGTTTCTGCCGGAGAGGTCGGCGATATTGCCGTCCACATTTCAACGCCTGCCCTCTTCAAAGAATATTTGAATGACCCCGAAAGGACAAAAATGCAATTCAGGGGCGAATATTACGTGACGGGGGACCGTGCACGGCTCGATGAGGATGGCTACTTCTGGTTTGAAGGGCGAGGTGATGATATTATCATCAGCTCAGGTTATACGATCGGTCCATTCGAAGTTGAAGATGCATTGACGAAGCATCCCGCTGTACGCGAATGTGCAGTTGTCGGCAGTCCCGATGAAGTGAGGGGTAGCATCGTCAAAGCCTTCATCGTCCTACGCGATCCTGCGATGAAGCAAGATGACAATCTCGTAAAAGAATTACAGGAACACGTGAAAACACTTACAGCTCCTTATAAATACCCGCGAAAAATCGAATTCTTGAGTGAATTGCCGAAGACGGCCTCCGGTAAAATCATGCGCGTAGAATTGAGGAAGCAAGAGCTGAATAAATGA
- the rarD gene encoding EamA family transporter RarD, whose product MQSEKSGVLWVVGAFLFWGFMPIYWKHLEHVPSDEILTGRIVWAFVSTVLVVLLMKNGRELISDIQELWKSQSQFWGLFIATVLISANWFTYIWAVNHNYIVQTSLGYYINPLVSVLLGIFFLKERLSSSQKVAFLLAFTGVIILTVSYGKFPWIALCLAFTFAIYGFIKKNIKLDALRGLAIETLFITPFAIGYYTFLFVKGQAVFLHADVKTDILLILTGIGTALPLVMYAKGVRMIPLYVAGFIQYIAPTLMLFLGVVVYKESFGGIELLSFSLIWSALILFTVSKVYESIATKRSAHQSSK is encoded by the coding sequence ATGCAGTCTGAAAAAAGTGGTGTCCTATGGGTTGTCGGAGCCTTTCTCTTTTGGGGATTCATGCCGATTTATTGGAAGCATCTTGAACATGTACCAAGTGATGAAATTCTAACGGGGCGGATCGTGTGGGCTTTCGTTTCCACAGTCCTTGTTGTTTTGCTCATGAAAAATGGCAGAGAGCTAATTAGTGACATTCAGGAGCTATGGAAAAGTCAGTCACAATTTTGGGGTCTTTTCATCGCAACCGTGTTAATTTCTGCAAATTGGTTCACCTACATATGGGCGGTAAATCATAATTACATCGTACAAACGAGCCTTGGCTATTATATCAATCCTCTCGTATCCGTTTTGCTCGGTATTTTCTTTCTGAAGGAGAGACTTTCTTCCTCACAGAAAGTCGCTTTCCTACTTGCCTTTACAGGTGTTATCATCCTGACGGTATCATACGGAAAATTTCCGTGGATCGCTTTATGTCTTGCATTTACGTTCGCGATTTACGGATTCATTAAGAAAAATATCAAATTGGATGCGCTTCGGGGACTGGCAATTGAGACATTATTCATTACACCGTTTGCCATCGGTTATTACACCTTCCTATTCGTGAAAGGACAAGCCGTCTTTTTACATGCTGATGTTAAAACTGATATTCTTCTCATCCTTACAGGCATCGGGACTGCACTTCCGCTCGTCATGTACGCAAAAGGAGTTCGGATGATTCCATTATATGTCGCCGGTTTTATTCAATACATTGCACCGACGCTCATGTTGTTCCTGGGCGTTGTTGTCTACAAGGAATCATTCGGGGGAATTGAACTATTATCATTTTCATTGATATGGTCGGCGCTCATCCTCTTCACGGTTTCAAAGGTTTATGAATCGATTGCTACGAAAAGGAGCGCTCATCAATCTTCCAAGTAA
- the sppA gene encoding signal peptide peptidase SppA, whose product MAMKRWIAIIVAAVLIFISIGINSLSYLFTRDFSSFMEEMAAGSTGYSEVVIEQGKGRDRIAVLTLDGVIQDVGSSLFASEGYNHQMFMSQLHEILNDQTIKGIVLSVNTPGGGVVESSDIYDAIKAIQIEREIPVYVAMGGLAASGGYYVSAPAEKIFVHPETITGSIGVIMESVNYAKLAEKYGIDFNTIKTGPYKDIMSGSREMTEEEHNMLQEMINDSYERFVAIVAEGRNMSTEQVKKVADGRIMNGRQAIDSGLADDFGKMGDAIDALKTDYELENATVFEYAPMDSFGSLFGVKVGNLFGRNIESELIGKLLSDYDAPRMMYLYGEK is encoded by the coding sequence ATGGCAATGAAACGATGGATTGCAATCATCGTAGCTGCAGTGCTTATTTTCATTTCAATAGGCATTAACTCACTTTCGTATTTATTCACGAGGGATTTCAGCAGCTTCATGGAAGAAATGGCTGCAGGCAGTACGGGCTACAGCGAAGTGGTCATCGAACAAGGAAAAGGCAGGGATCGAATTGCCGTTCTTACTTTGGATGGCGTTATCCAGGATGTCGGCAGTTCCTTGTTCGCATCAGAAGGTTACAATCACCAAATGTTCATGTCACAGCTTCACGAAATTTTGAACGACCAAACGATTAAGGGTATCGTCCTATCGGTGAACACGCCAGGCGGTGGAGTGGTTGAATCATCGGATATTTATGATGCCATCAAGGCGATCCAGATTGAAAGGGAAATTCCCGTTTACGTAGCAATGGGCGGACTTGCCGCATCCGGAGGTTATTATGTATCTGCGCCTGCCGAAAAAATCTTCGTGCACCCTGAAACAATTACGGGATCGATTGGGGTCATCATGGAAAGCGTTAATTATGCAAAGCTTGCGGAGAAATATGGGATTGACTTCAATACAATCAAAACAGGCCCTTACAAAGACATCATGAGCGGATCTCGCGAGATGACAGAGGAAGAGCACAATATGCTTCAAGAAATGATCAATGACTCTTACGAAAGATTTGTGGCAATTGTTGCGGAAGGCCGTAATATGTCGACAGAACAAGTTAAGAAAGTGGCGGATGGCCGTATCATGAATGGCAGACAGGCGATTGACTCCGGTCTTGCAGACGATTTCGGAAAGATGGGCGATGCCATCGATGCACTGAAGACGGATTACGAATTGGAAAACGCTACAGTATTTGAATACGCGCCGATGGATAGCTTTGGCTCACTTTTCGGAGTGAAGGTCGGCAATCTTTTCGGTCGCAATATTGAGTCTGAACTGATTGGGAAATTACTTTCAGATTACGATGCACCGCGGATGATGTACTTATATGGTGAAAAATAA
- a CDS encoding RDD family protein, whose amino-acid sequence MTDHIENNELISDIPEPVRLPAYEIVQTERFIPKFAGFWTRFWAYVIDLLVVSSISGIFIKPIFRVLDFKISNPSFLLFSPYKVALLILFLAYFALMTKITGQTVGKMILGIKVVTKDGGKLTWGTVLFREVVSRFISKLLTIPYLFVVFMPKKEALHDLFADTYVIHEQAFEREVIETRQKRKGEELHAGTIV is encoded by the coding sequence ATGACGGATCATATTGAAAATAACGAGCTGATAAGTGATATACCTGAGCCGGTTCGCCTCCCTGCATATGAGATTGTCCAGACGGAGCGATTCATACCGAAATTTGCCGGTTTTTGGACACGTTTCTGGGCATATGTCATTGACTTGCTTGTCGTATCATCAATCAGCGGAATCTTCATCAAACCTATATTCAGGGTTTTGGATTTTAAAATTTCAAATCCATCTTTTCTTTTATTCAGCCCGTACAAAGTTGCACTCCTTATCCTTTTCCTTGCCTATTTCGCACTTATGACGAAAATTACAGGTCAGACGGTAGGAAAGATGATTTTGGGGATAAAAGTTGTCACAAAAGACGGCGGAAAACTGACGTGGGGAACAGTCCTCTTCAGGGAAGTGGTTAGCCGTTTCATATCAAAGCTTCTGACCATCCCTTATCTGTTTGTTGTCTTCATGCCTAAAAAGGAAGCATTGCACGACCTTTTTGCTGACACATACGTCATCCATGAACAAGCATTTGAAAGGGAAGTAATTGAAACGAGGCAGAAGCGCAAGGGCGAAGAGTTGCATGCTGGAACAATTGTTTAG
- the tpx gene encoding thiol peroxidase: MVNVTFKQNPVTLLGKEVTVGDKAPDFTVLSNDLQPVTLNDSKGKIRLISVVPSIDTGVCSEQTRKFSQEATSLGDDVEVLTISVDLPFAQARWGAAEGVSNVQTLSDHRDLSFGEAYGVVMKELRLLARSIFVVDKNDTVNYVEYVMEGTDHPDYEKAIAAVNELTK; this comes from the coding sequence ATGGTAAATGTCACTTTCAAACAAAATCCGGTCACATTGCTCGGTAAAGAAGTAACAGTAGGCGACAAAGCTCCAGATTTCACAGTACTATCCAACGATTTACAACCGGTTACGCTGAATGATTCAAAAGGGAAAATCCGATTGATAAGCGTTGTTCCATCCATCGATACTGGTGTATGTTCTGAACAGACACGAAAATTCAGCCAAGAAGCGACTTCACTCGGAGACGATGTGGAAGTGCTAACGATATCCGTCGATCTTCCTTTTGCGCAAGCGAGATGGGGTGCTGCGGAAGGTGTCAGCAATGTCCAGACGTTGTCGGATCACCGCGACCTGTCATTCGGGGAAGCGTACGGTGTCGTCATGAAAGAGCTGCGGCTATTAGCTCGCTCCATCTTCGTAGTCGACAAGAACGATACAGTCAATTATGTCGAGTATGTAATGGAAGGCACAGACCATCCAGATTACGAAAAGGCGATTGCAGCCGTTAACGAATTGACAAAATAA
- a CDS encoding class I SAM-dependent methyltransferase gives MVTNTEQIFTFLNEHAESNKEDLYLEAVIEACQEWLSGERMPRLSPSVTKEEIRRGIQLAVLKGMKEQAQPNHQMTPDAIGMLIGHFANELMQHKEQVTLLDPAAGTGNLLFTVMNAIGDKATATSVEIDELLVRLSAITAELLEQPVRFFVQDALRPLLVDPVDLVVCDLPVGYYPDDDNAISFEMMPAEGHAFAHHLFIEQSMNHLKEGGYALFLTPASLFESDQSAELHRYLKKNAVIRAVLQLPASLFRSVAHEKSVFILQKPYAEMKAKPDVLLSKVPNMSDKLAMSRFLEQIKDWVSEEL, from the coding sequence ATGGTGACAAATACTGAACAGATCTTTACATTTTTAAATGAACACGCAGAATCTAACAAAGAAGACCTTTATTTGGAAGCAGTCATTGAAGCATGTCAGGAATGGCTGTCAGGGGAAAGAATGCCCCGACTGTCTCCTTCCGTGACAAAAGAGGAAATCCGAAGAGGAATTCAGCTCGCTGTCCTGAAAGGCATGAAAGAGCAAGCTCAACCGAATCATCAGATGACACCAGATGCGATTGGCATGCTCATCGGGCATTTTGCAAACGAATTGATGCAGCACAAGGAGCAAGTTACCTTACTTGATCCAGCAGCAGGAACGGGCAATTTGCTGTTCACAGTCATGAATGCAATCGGAGATAAAGCAACGGCGACATCGGTGGAAATTGATGAACTACTCGTCAGATTATCTGCCATCACTGCTGAACTTCTCGAACAGCCTGTCCGCTTTTTCGTCCAAGATGCATTGCGTCCTTTACTCGTAGATCCTGTTGACTTGGTCGTATGTGATCTTCCGGTCGGTTATTATCCTGATGACGACAATGCCATCAGCTTTGAAATGATGCCTGCGGAAGGACATGCATTTGCACATCATCTATTCATAGAACAATCGATGAATCACCTAAAGGAAGGTGGATACGCACTATTCCTAACGCCGGCATCCCTTTTTGAATCTGATCAGTCTGCAGAGCTGCATCGTTATTTGAAGAAGAATGCTGTCATCAGGGCGGTCCTTCAATTACCAGCTTCCTTATTCAGAAGCGTCGCACACGAAAAGAGCGTTTTCATCCTGCAGAAGCCGTACGCTGAAATGAAAGCCAAGCCGGATGTACTTCTGTCAAAAGTGCCGAATATGTCTGATAAACTGGCGATGTCCCGGTTCCTTGAACAGATTAAAGACTGGGTAAGTGAAGAATTATAA
- a CDS encoding HD domain-containing protein: protein MGVHQYFKSLSDLEQIIRCPGKFKYQHHSVASHSFKVAKIAQFLGTVEEDCGQKVDWRILYEKALNHDYAELFTGDIKTPVKYASQELKQLFSEVEEEMTRKFVEKELPQEFQAIYLERFKEGKDETLEGRILSVADKIDLLYEAFGEIQKANPEPLFLEIYEEALRTILLFQDMNCVKYFLEHILTDMLSERFTEHDELTGIAMQIIEEQGGY, encoded by the coding sequence ATGGGTGTACATCAATACTTTAAAAGCTTATCTGATTTAGAACAAATTATTCGTTGTCCAGGAAAGTTCAAATATCAGCACCATTCCGTCGCCAGTCATTCATTTAAGGTGGCGAAAATTGCTCAATTTCTTGGCACAGTTGAAGAGGATTGCGGCCAAAAAGTTGACTGGAGAATTCTATATGAAAAGGCATTGAACCACGATTACGCGGAACTGTTTACCGGGGATATAAAGACGCCTGTAAAATATGCTTCGCAAGAGTTGAAGCAGCTATTCAGTGAAGTGGAGGAAGAAATGACGAGGAAGTTCGTAGAAAAGGAACTTCCACAAGAGTTTCAAGCCATTTATTTGGAAAGATTTAAAGAAGGTAAAGATGAGACATTGGAAGGGCGCATTCTATCAGTAGCTGATAAAATCGATCTGCTCTATGAAGCATTTGGTGAAATTCAAAAGGCTAATCCGGAGCCATTGTTTTTAGAGATATACGAAGAAGCACTACGAACAATATTGCTGTTTCAAGACATGAATTGTGTAAAATACTTCCTGGAACATATTCTAACTGATATGCTTTCTGAACGATTCACTGAACATGACGAGTTGACAGGCATTGCAATGCAAATAATAGAAGAGCAGGGAGGTTATTAA
- a CDS encoding universal stress protein, with translation MVLKYEQIIVAVDGSKESSWAFKKAMGIAARNDATLNLVNIIDTRSYAAVEAYDRSIAERAHKFAEELLTEYKQEAEAAGLKKVNIVVEYGSPKTMISRELSKKLNVDLIICGATGLNTVERFLIGSVSENIVRSAACDVLVVRTPEV, from the coding sequence ATGGTATTAAAATACGAGCAAATTATCGTGGCTGTGGATGGATCGAAGGAATCCAGTTGGGCATTCAAAAAGGCGATGGGCATTGCAGCGCGCAATGATGCAACATTGAACTTGGTGAACATCATTGATACTCGTTCCTATGCGGCTGTTGAAGCATACGATCGATCCATCGCGGAACGGGCACATAAATTCGCCGAAGAGCTGCTGACGGAGTACAAGCAAGAAGCAGAGGCGGCCGGGTTGAAGAAGGTAAACATCGTCGTAGAATACGGTTCACCGAAAACGATGATTTCCCGCGAGCTATCGAAAAAGCTTAATGTGGATCTCATCATTTGTGGTGCAACCGGCTTGAACACAGTAGAGCGTTTCCTCATCGGCAGTGTATCCGAAAATATAGTCCGTTCAGCAGCATGCGACGTTCTCGTTGTTCGTACACCTGAAGTTTGA
- the ald gene encoding alanine dehydrogenase: MRIGIPKEVKNNENRVAMTPAGAYNLKSAGHEVLIETGAGLGSSFTDEDYIEAGATIVATAKEAWDVDMVMKVKEPLASEYGYFREGLILFTYLHLAPELELTKAMLDSKVVGIAYETVQVNNSLPLLAPMSEVAGRMATQIGAQYLEKINGGKGILLSGVPGVSRGKVTVIGGGQAGTNAAKIAVGMGANVTVLDLSVDRLRQLDEMFGDSIQTLVSNPFNIAESVKDSDLVIGCVLIPGAKAPKLVSEEMVKSMKPGSVLVDIAIDQGGIFETSDRVTTHDNPTYEKHGIVHYAVANMPGAVPRTSTMALTNVTVPYALQIANKGYKQACLDNAALQKGINTLEGHVTYKAVADAQGIEYVPAETLLSK, translated from the coding sequence ATGCGTATTGGGATTCCAAAAGAAGTGAAGAATAATGAAAATCGGGTGGCAATGACACCTGCAGGCGCATACAACTTGAAGTCAGCAGGCCATGAAGTACTGATTGAAACTGGTGCAGGACTAGGTTCCAGCTTTACTGATGAGGATTATATCGAGGCTGGGGCGACGATCGTAGCTACAGCGAAAGAAGCCTGGGATGTAGATATGGTCATGAAAGTGAAAGAACCGCTTGCTTCCGAGTACGGCTATTTCCGTGAAGGGCTGATCCTGTTCACTTATCTGCATCTTGCCCCTGAATTGGAATTGACAAAAGCAATGCTAGATAGCAAAGTTGTCGGCATCGCCTATGAAACTGTGCAAGTGAATAATTCTTTACCGTTGCTTGCACCGATGAGTGAAGTTGCTGGACGTATGGCAACTCAAATCGGCGCGCAATATCTTGAAAAGATTAACGGAGGAAAAGGAATTCTTCTTTCAGGAGTCCCAGGCGTATCCCGCGGAAAAGTCACTGTAATCGGTGGTGGACAGGCGGGAACGAACGCGGCGAAAATCGCTGTCGGCATGGGTGCGAACGTTACTGTGCTCGACTTGTCTGTAGACCGTCTTCGCCAATTGGATGAAATGTTCGGTGATAGCATTCAGACACTTGTTTCCAACCCGTTCAATATCGCAGAATCGGTTAAGGATTCCGATCTCGTTATCGGCTGTGTATTGATTCCAGGTGCTAAAGCGCCGAAATTGGTTTCGGAAGAGATGGTCAAATCGATGAAGCCAGGCTCGGTTCTTGTCGATATCGCAATCGACCAAGGCGGAATCTTCGAAACATCCGACCGCGTGACGACCCATGATAATCCTACTTATGAGAAACATGGTATCGTCCACTATGCAGTTGCGAACATGCCAGGAGCTGTGCCACGTACATCGACAATGGCATTGACGAACGTTACAGTTCCATATGCATTGCAAATTGCGAATAAAGGCTATAAACAAGCTTGTTTGGATAATGCTGCATTGCAAAAAGGAATCAACACATTGGAAGGTCATGTAACATATAAAGCTGTTGCAGACGCGCAGGGCATAGAGTATGTTCCGGCTGAAACGCTATTAAGTAAATAA
- a CDS encoding M24 family metallopeptidase has protein sequence MNKITEIKSYLQENNVDAAFITTPDNVFYVSGFRSEPHERLLGVMIFKESEPFVICPLMEVPDLKASGWTFEAVGHQDTEDAWEVLATAAVNRGVPLQTIAIEKSHLTVERLERMEQLFEGASFQRLDEQLNKMRNIKSEDELVKLRKAAALADQAIEIGCKEIAEGKTELEILMAIEFEMKKMGAEKMSFDTMVLSGPKTASPHGTPGDRKIQKGDFILFDLGVVYEGYCSDITRTVAFGEPSEKQREIYETVKKAEQTAIDMVRPGVKAMDLDKAARDVIKVAGYGEYFTHRLGHGLGISVHEFPSITGTNEMELIEGMVFTVEPGIYHPEITGVRIEDDLVVTSDGVELLTKFPKELQIIQP, from the coding sequence TTGAATAAAATTACTGAAATAAAAAGTTACCTGCAAGAAAACAATGTGGATGCAGCTTTCATTACAACTCCAGACAATGTTTTTTATGTTTCCGGATTCCGCAGTGAACCACATGAAAGGCTATTAGGTGTCATGATTTTCAAGGAATCAGAACCATTCGTCATCTGTCCTCTAATGGAAGTGCCTGATTTGAAGGCTTCCGGTTGGACATTTGAAGCAGTTGGGCATCAGGATACGGAGGATGCTTGGGAAGTTCTCGCCACCGCAGCCGTGAATAGAGGAGTTCCTCTTCAGACAATTGCAATCGAAAAATCCCATTTAACCGTCGAACGCCTAGAACGGATGGAACAACTTTTCGAAGGAGCATCATTCCAACGTCTCGACGAACAACTGAATAAAATGAGAAATATCAAAAGCGAGGATGAGCTTGTAAAGTTGCGCAAGGCAGCAGCATTGGCAGATCAAGCAATCGAAATCGGCTGCAAAGAGATCGCCGAAGGGAAAACCGAGCTTGAAATTCTCATGGCAATTGAATTTGAAATGAAAAAAATGGGCGCAGAAAAGATGTCCTTCGACACGATGGTATTATCCGGTCCTAAAACCGCTTCCCCGCACGGAACGCCGGGAGACCGGAAAATCCAAAAAGGTGATTTCATCCTGTTCGACCTTGGTGTCGTATACGAGGGATATTGTTCAGATATTACAAGGACAGTCGCATTTGGCGAACCTTCCGAAAAACAGCGTGAAATTTATGAAACTGTCAAAAAGGCAGAACAGACAGCAATCGACATGGTTCGTCCTGGCGTGAAAGCAATGGACTTGGATAAAGCCGCAAGGGATGTCATTAAGGTAGCAGGCTACGGTGAGTATTTCACGCACCGACTTGGACACGGGCTTGGCATTTCCGTACATGAATTCCCTTCAATTACAGGAACAAATGAAATGGAACTCATTGAAGGAATGGTATTCACTGTCGAACCGGGGATTTATCATCCTGAAATTACGGGAGTGCGAATCGAAGATGATCTAGTCGTCACTTCTGACGGTGTAGAATTACTAACGAAATTCCCGAAAGAACTGCAGATTATCCAGCCTTAA